A single Chanos chanos chromosome 8, fChaCha1.1, whole genome shotgun sequence DNA region contains:
- the slc23a1 gene encoding solute carrier family 23 member 1 yields MKHIDPAQEPKLAPPNHNGQTEVEDLSAEEVKQTAGKQTQSFDMIYTIEDVPPWYLCVLLGLQHYLTCFSGTIAVPFLLADAMCVGQDQQTVSLLVGTIFTCVGITTLIQTTFGVRLPLFQASAFAFLVPAQAILGLERWKCPPEEEIYGNWSVPLNTSHIWHPRIREIQGAIIVSSLVEVVIGLVGLPGILLNSIGPLTVTPTVSLIGLSVFQTAGDRAGSHWGLSMLCIFLIVLFAQYLRNWSLPFPVYSREKGWHTTGVQIFKMFPIIMAIMLGWLVCYILTLTDVLPNDPGHYGFKARTDARGEIMSQAPWFRFPYPCQWGLPTVTIAGVLGMFSATLAGIVESIGDYYACARLSGAPPPPIHAINRGILTEGLCCIIAGLLGTGNGSTSSSPNIGVLGITKVGSRRVVQYGAGIMFLLGTFGKFTALFASLPDPILGGMFCTVFGMITAVGLSNLQSVDLNSSRNLFVLGFSMFAGLMLPNFLDTHPGAIQTGVPELDQILTVLLTTEMFVGGFLAFALDNTIPGTKKERGLLGWTTDDSTTDDSMEASTYNFPIGMGLVRRVDCLRYLPVCPTFRGFRTSRRRSSSRCEEKDLRKVGSVDPSPPAKTVCTKV; encoded by the exons ATGAAGCACATAGACCCAGCACAAGAGCCAAAG CTCGCTCCCCCAAATCACAATGGGCAGACGGAGGTGGAGGACCTGTCGGCAGAGGAGGTTAAACAAACAGCAGGGAAACAAACCCAGAGCTTTGACATGATCTACACCATAGAGGATGTCCCCCCgtggtacctgtgtgtgttactgggcCTACAG CACTACCTGACATGCTTCAGTGGGACTATCGCAGTCCCATTCCTATTGGCTGATGCTATGTGTGTGGGTCAGGATCAACAAACTGTCAGCCTGCTCGTGGGAACCATCTTTACTTGCGTTGGAATCaccacattaatacagacaacCTTTGGAGTGCG GTTACCTCTCTTCCAAGCCAGTGCATTTGCCTTCCTCGTCCCTGCCCAAGCCATTCTAGGGCTAGAAAGATGGAAGTGTCCTCCTGAAG AGGAGATTTATGGGAACTGGAGTGTCCCTCTGAATACCTCCCATATCTGGCACCCCAGGATAAGAGAG ATCCAAGGGGCCATCATTGTCTCCAGCCTGGTGGAGGTAGTCATTGGGCTGGTGGGACTTCCAGGTATCCTGCTGAATTCCATTGGGCCACTGACTGTGACCCCTACTGTGTCCCTCATTGGCCTCTCTGTCTTCCAGACCGCTGGAGACCGTGCTGGCAGCCACTGGGGTCTCTCTATGCT GTGTATCTTCCTCATTGTGTTGTTTGCTCAGTATCTGAGGAACTGGTCCCTTCCCTTTCCCGTCTATTCCAGAGAAAAAGGCTGGCACACCACTGGAGTTCAGATCTTCAAGATGTTTCCG ATAATAATGGCGATCATGCTTGGCTGGTTGGTCTGTTACATCCTTACACTGACTGATGTACTGCCAAATGACCCGGGGCATTATGGATTCAAAGCTCGCACCGATGCTCGAGGAGAAATCATGAGTCAAGCACCTTGGTTCCGTTTCCCTTATCCCT GTCAGTGGGGGTTGCCCACCGTGACGATAGCTGGTGTGTTGGGTATGTTCAGTGCCACATTGGCTGGTATTGTAGAGTCCATTGGAGATTACTATGCCTGTGCCAGACTTTCTGGAGCACCCCCTCCTCCAATTCATGCTATCAACAG AGGCATCCTCACAGAAGGACTGTGCTGTATCATAGCTGGACTGCTGGGTACAGGAAATGGCTCTACTTCTTCAAGTCCTAACATTGGGGTATTGGGCATTACTAAG GTAGGCAGCAGGAGAGTGGTGCAGTATGGAGCAGGAATCATGTTCCTTTTGGGGACCTTTGGGAAATTCACTGCTCTGTTTGCCTCTCTGCCTGACCCCATTTTAGGAGGCATGTTTTGCACTGTATTTG GTATGATCACAGCTGTGGGTTTGTCTAACCTGCAGAGTGTGGACCTGAACTCATCAAGGAACCTCTTTGTGTTGGGCTTTTCCATGTTTGCAGGGCTCATGCTGCCTAATTTCCTGGACACACACCCAGGAGCCATTCAGACAG GTGTGCCAGAGCTGGACCAAATCCTAACAGTGCTCCTGACCACGGAGATGTTTGTTGGAGGCTTCCTGGCATTTGCTCTAGACAACACCATTCCAG gcacgaagaaagagagaggccttTTGGGCTGGACCACAGATGACAGTACTACTGATGATAGTATGGAGGCTTCTACCTACAATTTCCCCATAGGCATGGGTCTTGTTCGCAGAGTAGACTGCCTGCGCTACCTACCTGTCTGCCCTACTTTCCGGGGCTTTAGAACATCAAGACGTAGGAGCAGCAGCCGCTGTGAGGAGAAAGATTTGAGGAAAGTAGGGAGTGTGGACCCATCACCCCCAGCTAAAACAGTCTGCACAAAAGTGTag